A stretch of the Marasmius oreades isolate 03SP1 chromosome 8, whole genome shotgun sequence genome encodes the following:
- a CDS encoding uncharacterized protein (CAZy:AA3): MWPFEDSVPEITAQDAAKRQEYDYIIVGGGTAGCCLASRLSEDPSVTVLVIELGNVADSWASKVPAISAHPHRSGSQAVRWKALPLSNVDSRVLEVVRGEALGGTSRVNAMVYTRGTPGDYNRWKEMGHPSWGYDQLEPYFVKSEKTLSQPPSSFRGHEGPWENRTFKELPYRILHHVASATSSLGIPGVPDINSPHAPALGYATMDIATDHKMHRASTYRAFLPPSLTQERKSRLFICPNSQATLIQFSNSTSGRPKAEGIRFQDVKSHSQNYFVKARREVVLCCGALGSPHLLQLSGVGPKAHLVSKGIKVVRDIPGVGTNLKDHVGVGVMYEVPLNESLHLLERSTWAAAKELLKYVMTGGGTFSLPFMQTSLFVPSQLLDENSSVIHTDKTKLDSSVSANVPDIEIMPVAYRCSLDNTVTVKEGMFSFLIAHLRPKSSGSVRLASANPLDRPAVDLGYFSNPDDYVAMRKAVRLSLRLGEQIRSQGYPLKDLQVPETENDADIDRFIRKYLGTCYHYTSTCRMGAEDEVDRPGVVDDELKVHGIDALRVCDASIFPEIIATHTMAPTVVVAEKCADMMKAAAAAEKQSE, encoded by the exons ATGTGGCCATTCGAGGACTCTGTACCGGAGATCACAGCTCAGGATGCAGCGAAGAGGCAAGAATACGACTACATTATCGTTGGAG GTGGTACTGCTGGCTGTTGCCTAGCATCGCGCTTGAGCGAGGATCCATCCGTCACAGTACTCGTAATCGAACTTGGCAATGTTGCCGACTCCTGGGCCTCCAAAGTCCCTGCCATCTCTGCACACCCTCACAGGAGTGGTTCGCAAGCCGTCCGCTGGAAGGCCTTGCCATTGTCAAACGTTGACTCTAGGGTGCTCGAAGTCGTACGTGGCGAGGCTCTAGGAGGGACCTCCCGTGTGAACGCGATGGTTTATACTCGCGGCACACCGGGTGACTATAATCGCTGGAAGGAAATGGGCCATCCAAGTTGGGGTTACGATCAGCTTGAACCTTACTTTGTCAAATCAGAGAAGACTCTAAGTCAACCTCCCTCGAGCTTCCGTGGCCATGAAG GTCCATGGGAAAATCGAACATTCAAGGAGTTACCCTATCGAATCCTCCACCA CGTCGCAAGTGCTACAAGCAGTCTTGGGATTCCTGGTGTCCCCGATATCAACTCGCCACACGCCCCAGCACTCGGATATGCCACAATGGACATCGCCACTGACCATAAGATGCACCGTGCCTCAACCTATCGGGCCTTCCTCCCGCCATCATTGACGCAAGAGCGGAAGTCACGACTATTCATCTGCcccaattctcaagcaactCTCATACAATTCTCCAATTCAACTTCTGGGAGGCCCAAGGCGGAAGGCATTCGTTTCCAGGACGTTAAATCTCATTCCCAAAACTACTTTGTCAAGGCTAGAAGAGAAGTCGTTCTTTGTTGCGGAGCCCTTGGTTCTCCTCACCTTTTACAACTGAG CGGGGTTGGACCCAAGGCGCATTTGGTCTCCAAGGGAATAAAAGTGGTACGGGATATACCAGGCGTCGGCACTAATCTG AAAGATCATGTTGGAGTAGGCGTCATGTATGAGGTTCCTCTCAACGAGTCTCTACATCTCCTCGAAAGGAGCACCTGGGCTGCCGCCAAAGAACTCCTTAAATATGTCATGACTGGTGGCGGCACCTTCTCGTTACCTTTCATGCAGACATCCCTTTTCGTTCCCTCCCAGCTTCTCGATGAAAACTCTTCCGTGATCCACACCGACAAGACGAAACTGGATTCATCCGTGTCGGCAAATGTTCCAGATATTGAAATTATGCCCGTTGCCTATCGTTGCTCTCTAGACAACACCGTCACCGTCAAAGAAGGGATGTTCTCCTTCCTAATAGCCCATCTCAGGCCCAAATCCTCCGGCAGTGTTCGTTTGGCATCAGCAAACCCGCTCGATCGTCCCGCAGTCGATCTCGGCTACTTTTCAAACCCGGATGACTACGTGGCTATGAGGAAAGCCGTCCGCCTCTCGTTACGCCTCGGAGAACAGATTCGAAGCCAGGGTTATCCTCTCAAGGACCTTCAAGTCCCCGAAACAGAAAACGATGCTGACATCGACCGCTTCATTCGTAAATATCTAGGAACTTGCTATCACTATACTTCCACTTGCCGTATGGGAgctgaagatgaagttgaCCGTCCCGGAGTTGTCGATGATGAGTTGAAGGTACATGGAATAGATGCACTACGAGTCTGTGATGCCTCAATTTTCCCTGAAATCATCGCCACACACACTATGGCTCCTACAGTGGTCGTAGCGGAGAAATGTGCCGATATGATGAAGGCTGCCGCTGCTGCTGAAAAGCAGTCTGAATAG